The DNA window CGGGGAGGATCCGCACCGAGCCGTCACCGCCCCCGCCGCATGCGGGGAGACCACCGACTCTACGCCGCCGCACCGGCGTTCGCCCAGGTCAGGGCGGTCGGGAACACGACGGCGGCCCGCGCCGGACACCGCGTCGGGTGCCGGCCGGGCCGCCGTCGTCGTCGTCAGAACCGGTCGCTCGGCCGGTGGATCCCCCACACGTCGCGCAGCGTCCCGCACACCTCACCGACGGTGGCCCGGGCGCGCAGCGCGTCCTTCATCGGGTAGAGCACGTTCGCGTCGCCCTCGGCCGCGGCCCGCAGCTCGGCCAGCGCCCGCTCGACCGCACCGGAGTCGCGCTGGGCGCGGAGCTTGGCCAGCCGCTCCGCCTGGCCGACCTCGATCGTCGGATCCACCCGCAACGGCTCGTACGGCTCCTCCTCGTCGATCTGGAACCGGTTGAGCCCGACCACCACCCGCTCACCCGAGTCGATCTCCTGGGCGATCCGGTACGCGGACTGCTCGATCTCCCGCTTCTGGAAGCCCGCCTCGATGGCGTCCACCGCCGAACCGTGGTCGAAGACCCGCTGCATCAGCTCGTCGGCGGCCGTCTCCAGCTCCGCGGTCATCGCCTCCACCACGTACGACCCGGCGAACGGGTCGACGGTGGCGGTCAGGTCGGTCTCGTACGCCAGCACCTGCTGGGTGCGCAGCGCCAGCCGGGCCGCCTTCTCGGTGGGCAGCGCGATCGCCTCGTCGAAGCTGTTGGTGTGCAGCGACTGGGTGCCGCCGAGCACCGCACCGAGGCCCTGGACCGCCACCCGGACCAGGTTCACCTCCGGCTGCTGGGCGGTGAGCTGCACGCCGGCGGTCTGGGTGTGGAACCGCAGCATCAGGGACTTCGGGTTCTTCGCCCCGAACTCGTCGCGCATGAGCCGGGCCCAGATGCGCCGGGCCGCCCGGAACTTGGCGACCTCCTCCAGCAGGGTGGTGCGCGCCACGAAGAAGAACGACAGCCGGGGCGCGAAGTCGTCCACGGCCAGCCCGGCGGCGAGCGCCGCCCGGACGTACTCCACGCCGTTGGCCAGGGTGAACGCGATCTCCTGCGCGGGCGACGCGCCGGCCTCGGCCATGTGGTAGCCGGAGATGGAGATGGTGTTCCACTTCGGCACCTCGGCCCGGCAGTAGGCGAAGGTGTCGGCGACCAGCCGCAGCGAGGGCTTCGGCGGGAAGATGTACGTCCCCCGGGCGATGTACTCCTTGAGGATGTCGTTCTGGATGGTGCCGTTGAGCGCCGAGCCCGGCACCCCGGACTCCTCCGCCACGAGCTGGTAGAGCAGGAGCAGCACCGAGCCGGGCGCGTTGATGGTCATCGAGGTGGAGACCTTGTCCAGCGGGATGCCGTCGAAGAGCGTCCGCATGTCCTCGATGGAGTCGATGGCGACGCCGACCTTGCCGACCTCGCCGTGCGCGATCGGGTCGTCGGAGTCGTATCCCATCTGGGTGGGCAGGTCGAAGGCGACGGAGAGGCCCATGGTGCCGGCGCGCAGCAGCTGGTGGTAGCGGGCGTTGCTCTCCGTGGCGGTGCCGAAGCCGGCGTACTGCCGCATGGTCCACGGCCGCGACGTGTACATCGTCGGGTAGACGCCACGGGTGTACGGGAACTCGCCCGGGCCGCCCAGCCGGGAGTCCAGGTCCTCCGGAAGGTCCGCCGCCGTGTAGACGTCCTTGATCGGGAAACCCGACTCGCTTGACCGCGCTTCGCTCATTACCGGATGGTAGGACGCGGTCGCCGTTCGTTGGGTGAGGGATACCGCACACCCGGCGACGCGCGGCGACCGGAGGTGAGTACCTGGCCACATACCGTCGAGTAGGTAAACGTCCGCCGCGTCGGGTTTCGCATCGGGCGTCGGAACCAGCAAGATAGTGGGGTTGTGTCCCAGCCCCCTCGATATCCCCCGGTGGCTTTTCTGTGACTCAGATCCCGACGTGGAGCGGCGGACCCGCCAGTCCCCCCACTGGACGCGCAGCACCCGGCACCACCATCGGTGGCCGCTACTCGCTGCGCTCGCCGGTGGGCAACGGCGGCATGGGCACGGTCTGGCGCGCGACAGACACCCTGCTGCGCCGCGACGTGGCGGTGAAGGAGGTCGTCCTCCCGCCGGGGCTCGCCCCCAGCGACCGCGACGCACTGTACGAGCGGACCCTCCGCGAGGCCCGCGCGGCCGCCGCGATCCAGCACCCCGCCGTGGTCCAGGTCTACGACGTGGTCACCGAGGGCGGCCGCCCGTGGATCGTGATGGAGCTGCTGGACGCCCGCAGCCTGGCCGACATGGTGATCGAGGACGGGCCGGTCGCGCCCCGCGCGGTCGCCAAGATCGGCATCGCCCTGCTCGGCGCGCTGGAGGTCGCGCACGCGATCGGCGTGCTGCACCGCGACGTCAAGCCGGCCAACGTGCTGATCTGCACCGACGGCCGGTGCGTGCTGACCGACTTCGGCGTGGCCCGGATGCCCACCGACGTGCAGCTCACCACGCCCGGCATGGTGCTCGGCTCGCCGCATTTCATCTCGCCCGAGCGGGCCATGGGCCAGGAGTTCGGCCCGCCCAGCGACCTCTTCTCGCTCGGTGTGACGCTCTACACCGCCGTGGAGGGGCGTCCCCCGTTCGACAAGGGCGACCCGATCGAGACCATGCACGCGGTGGTCGAGGACCCGCCGGCCACGCCGCAGCGCAGCGGCCCGCTGACCCGCGTGCTGATGGGCCTGCTGGAGAAGGACCCGGCCCGCCGGCTGGACGTGCACACCGCGCGGGGCATGCTGCGCGAGCTGCTCGCCGGCCCGCTGACCAGCACCGCCACGGCGGTCAACTCGGTCACCGACCCGTACGCCGTGGTGCCGGTGCAGCGGCCGTCGACCCCGCCGGCGATCATCACGCCCGAGCCGAAGCCGGGCGGCCAGATCGGCGGCCGGGCGATGATCGGGCCCGGCGAGTCGCTGACCGACCGGCTCACCGCCCTGCGCCGGGGTGAGCGCCCGGACTCCACGCCGGCCGGCGCCGCCGCGCTCGACGAGACCAGCGCCGACGCGCTGGCCGGCCCGCTGCACACCCCGACCGGGGCGATGTCCGCGTCCGGCGCGGCCCCGGAGGCCACCCAGCGCATCTCACCCGACGCCACCCAGCGGCTCGGCCACACCGCCGGCCCGGACGCCACCCAGCGGGTGTCCGGCCACCCGGACGCCACCCAGCCGGTCTACGGCCGGAGCGCCGACGCCACCCAACCGGTGTACGGCGGCAACCAGTGGTCGGTGCCGGGCACCGGCCAGCCGTGGGCGACGTCCCCGGGCGGCGCGCCGGCCGACGGAGGCGCGCTCGGCCGGGCCAAGGGTGCCGGCGGCCAGCTCCTCGGCCGGGTCCGGAGCTGGCCGCGCAAGGTCCAGCTCGCCGCCGCCGGCGGCGTGGCCGTCCTGCTGCTGGTCGGCGTGATCGCGCTGACCAGCGGCGGCGACGACGCGCCCCCGCCGATCGTGGGCGCGCTGCCCAGCGCGACGGCGGAGGCTCCCCCGGTGGAGATGCAGGCGCAGTCGGTCAAGGGCATCAACGTGCAGGTGCCGAAGGGCTGGGACCGCAAGACCGGCGGCGTCTTCGTCGACTTCGTCGATCCGGGTACCGCGGGCCGCAAGGTGCGCGTCCTCGCCGAGGACTGGAGCGGCACCTCGGTCAGCTGGGCCGAGTTCGCCTCCCGCAACCTGCGCGACAAGAGCAAGTCGTGTGCCAAGCCCTACGAGCAGCTGGAGATGAGCGAGTCGACGCTCGCCGGCAAGCCGGCCGCCGGTTTCGAGTACACCTGCGGCGACGGCGACACGAAGCGACACGGCATGTGGCGCGGCGTGGTGCAGGACGGCAAGGTCTACTCGTTCTACCTGACCGCCAACGAGGCCGACTTCGCCGCGAGCAAGCCGATCTTCGAGGCGATGGCGCGGTCGTTCCAGCTCACCGGAGCCAACTGAGTCGAGGCCGACGGCCGACGGTGATCCGCCGCCATGCTTTCATGAGGCAATGGCGGCGGACACCACTGACCTTGACGACCTTCGCGCCCGGGCCGAGCGCTGGCTCGACGACGACCCCGACCCGGCCGACCGGGACGAGCTGCGCGCCGTCCTCGACGCGCTGCCGGGCAGCGCGCCCGAGCTGGCCGACCGGTTCGCCGGCCCGCTGACCTTCGGCACCGCCGGGCTGCGCGGCCCGCTGCGGGCCGGCCCGAACGGGATGAACCTCGCGGTGGTCACCCAGGCCGCCGCCGGGCTGGTCGGCTGGCTCGCCGCCCAGGGCGGCGAGGGCCCGCTGGTGATCGGGTACGACGCCCGGCGCGGCTCGCGGGCCTTCGCCGAGCGCACCGCCCAGGTGGCCACCGGCGCGGGTCGCCCCGCGCTGCTGCTGCCCCGACCGCTGCCCACCCCGGTGCTGGCCTTCGCAGTGCGGCACCTCGGCGCGGTGGCCGGCGTGATGGTCACGGCCAGCCACAACCCGCCGCAGGACAACGGCTACAAGGTCTACCTGGGCGCGCAGCTCGGCGGGGAGCTGGGCGCCGGCGCGCAGATCGTGCCGCCGGCCGACGCCGGCATCGAGGCGGCCATCCGGGCGGTCGGCCCGCTGGCCGGGGTGCCGCTCGGCCCGGCCGGCCAGGTGCTCGGCGACGACCTGGTCGCCGCGTACGTGGAGCGGGCCGCCGCGGTGGTCGATCCGGCCGGCCCAAGGGACCTCAAGGTGGCGTACACGCCGCTGCACGGGGTGGGCGCCGCCGTGCTGACCGCCGCCTTCGCGCGCGCCGGTTTCGCGACGCCCGGCGTGGTGCCCGAGCAGGCCGAGCCCGATCCGGCCTTCCCGACGGTCAACTTCCCGAACCCCGAGGAGCCGGGCGCGGTGGACAAGCTGGTCGCGCTGGCCGGCAGCACCGGCGCGGACATCGCCATCGCCAACGACCCGGACGCGGACCGGTGCGCGGTGTCCGTGCCGGCGGACGGGTCGTGGCGGATGCTGCGCGGCGACGAGGTGGGCGCGCTGCTCGCCGACCACCTGATGCGGCGCGGCGTGACCGGCCTGTACGCCACCACGATCGTCTCCTCGACCCTGCTCCGGGCCATGGCCGCAGCGCGGGGCCTGCCCTACGACGAGACGCTGACCGGGTTCAAGTGGATCGTCCGGGCCGGGGGCGGCCGGGAGCCGCTGGTCTTCGGCTACGAGGAGGCGCTCGGCTACTGCGTCGCGCCGGAGCACGTCCGGGACAAGGACGGCATCACGGCCGCGCTGACCGTCGCCGAGCTGGCCGCCGGTCTCAAGGCCGCGGGCCGGACGCTGACCGACCGGCTGGACGAGCTGGCCGCCGAGTTCGGCGTGCACCACACCGACCAGCTCTCGGCCCGGGTGGAGGACCTGCGGCTGATCGCCGAGATGATGACCCGCCTCCGGGCGGCCACCCCGGCTTCGCTGCTCGGGCACCCGGTCACCGAGGCGCTCGACCTGCTCCCCGAGGCGGATGTGGTCATCCTGCGCACCGACGCCGCCCGGGTGGTGATCCGCCCCTCCGGCACCGAGCCGAAGCTCAAGGCGTACCTGGAGGTGGTGGAGCCGGTGACGGACGGCGACGTGGCGTCGGCCCGCCACCGCGCCCAGGCCGCGGTGACCGAACTCCGCAGCGAGATCGCCGCGGCCCTCGGCCTCTGACCAGCCGCAAGCAGGGGCCCCTTCTTAACGCTCGGCGTTAAAAGGGGCCCCTGCTCTACCGGAGGCGTTAAGAAGGGGCCCTTCCTTAGCGCTTGCCCAGGGCGGCGTCGATCGCTTGCGCCAGGGCGGCGATGACCAGGCTCACCGAGGGGCGGACGACGCTGTCGTCGAGGCTCACCGTGCCGGAGAAGCCGGCGCCCGTGGCGATCTCCTCCAGGCGCTTGCCGGCCTCCTCGGCGGCCGTGCCGGTCAGGCCCAGCGCCGGCTCCATCCGCAGCACCGCGACCAGGGTGGCGAGCGCGGCGGTCCGCTCGTCGGGGAGCTGCCCGGCAATGAGCGCCTCGGCCAGCCGCTGCCGGATGTCGGCCTCCACCGAGGCGTCCGCGACCGGGTAGCGGTGCACGTGGATGAAGCCCAGCTCGGTCTCGTCGATGTCCCGCACCACGCCCCGGCCGCAGAGGTCACCGAGGATCCGGTCGCGGAGGCCGTGCCGCAGCCGCTGCACCCACGAGGACGGGGTGTGCGGGGTGTCGGCGGCGATCCGGGCGAGGACCTCGTCGGCGATCGGCTCCCCGGTCGGCGCCGGGTCGAGCAGCGCCAGGTTCCCGTCGGCGTACGCGATCCGGCCGGCCAGGGCCAGCTCGACCAGCACCGCGGCGGCCATGCCGAGGTCCAGGCTGATCCGCGGCATGGTGGCCTTGCCGGTTTCGTCGTCATAGGCGAGGAGCAGCAGCTCTTCGGCGAGCGCAACACCAGTCATGGCCCGAGACGGTAGCGGCTGGGCGCACCCCGCGCACGGACTCGCCGGGTCCGGTGTCGGGGCGGCCCGCCGGCGCTGCCGGCGGGCCGGTCCGTGGGTCAGAAGCGGGGCATGCCGCCGAACTGGCGGTCCCCGGCGTCGCCGAGGCCCGGGACGATGAACATCCGGTCGTTGAGGCCCTCGTCGATCGACGCGGTGACCAGGCGCAACGGCAGCCCGGACCGCTCCAGCCGCTCGATGCCGGCCGGCGCGGCCAGCACGCAGAGCACGGTGATGTCGGTGCAGCCGCGGTCGGCGAGCAGCCGGCAGCCGTGCTCCAGCGAGCCGCCGGTGGCCAGCATCGGGTCGAGCACCAGCACCGGCAGGCCGGCGAGGTCCCGGGGCAGCGACTCCATGTACGCGCGCGGCTCGTACGTCTTCTCGTCGCGGGCCAGGCCGACGAAGCCCATCGACGACTCGGGCAGCAGGCCGAGCGCGGCGTCGGCCATGCCGAGACCGGCCCGCAGCACCGGCACGAGCAGCGGCGGGTTCGCCAGCCGGGTGCCCTCGGTGCCGGTGACCGGGGTCTGGATCGAGTACTTCTCGACGGGGAACGAGCGCGCGGCCTCGTACACCAGCATGGTGGTGAGTTCGTGCAGCGCGGCCCGGAACGACGCGGAGTCGGTCCGGGAGTCCCGCATGGCGGTCAGCCGGGCCTGGGCGAGCGGGTGGTCAATGACGTGTACGTCCACGATCGCTCAACCTACCGGTCCCCGCGCGGGCGCATCGCGGGTGCGGGCGGACCAGCGACGCCGCTCACGTGCAGCACCGCTGATCGGCGTGACGTGACCAAGATCACCCGACGCGCGGGTGCGTAGTATTTGGGGCATGACGGCGACAGCGACGTCGGCCCGGTCGGAGCTCTCCGAGCTGGGACGATCCGAGACCGCTCTGCGGACCTTCCTGCACGGCCTGCCCGGCGTGGACCAGGTCGGCGCGGAGCAGCGGGCGGCACAGCTCGGCACCCGCTCCATCAAGACCACCGCCAAGGCCCAGGCCATCGACCTGGCGATCCGGATGGTCGACCTGACCACGCTCGAAGGGGCCGACACCCCCGGCAAGGTGCGGGCGCTCGCCGCGAAGGCGCTGCGCCCCGACCCGGCCGACCCGTCCTGCCCGCACGTCGGCGCGGTCTGTGTCTACCCCGCCATGGTCCCGTACGTGGCCGAGGTGCTGGCCGGCAGCGGCGTGCACCTGGCCAGCGTGGCGACCGCCTTCCCGTCCGGCCAGGCCCCCCTGGAGGTCAAGCTCGCCGACACCCGGGCGGCCGTCGCGGCCGGCGCGGACGAGATCGACATGGTGATCAACCGGGGCGCCTTCCTGTCCGGCCGCTACAAGGAGGTCTACGACGAGATCGTGGCCACCAAGGAGGCCTGCGGGGACGCGCACCTCAAGGTGATCCTGGAGACCGGCGAGCTGGCCACCTACGACAACGTGCGCCGCGCCTCCTGGCTGGCCATGCTGGCCGGCGGCGACTTCATCAAGACCTCCACCGGCAAGGTCCCGGTCGCGGCGACGCTGCCGGTGAGCCTGGTGATGCTGGAGGCGGTCCGCGACTTCCGCGCCGCCACCGGGCGGCAGGTCGGCGTGAAGCCGGCCGGCGGCATCAAGACCACCAAGGACGCGATCAAGTACCTGGTCATGGTCAACGAGACCGTCGGCCCGGACTGGCTGGACCCGGACTGGTTCCGGTTCGGCGCGTCCAGCCTGCTGAACGACCTGCTCATGCAGCGCACCAAGCTGACGACCGGCGTCTACGCCGGCCCCGACTACTTCACCCTGGACTGATGAGCGCGATGTTCGAATACGCACCCGCCCCCGAGTCGCGCTCGGTGGTGGACATCAAGCCCTCGTACGGGCTCTTCGTCGACGGCAAGTTCGTCGACCCGACCGACGGCGGCAGCTTCAAGTCGATCAACCCGGCCTCCGAGGAGGTGCTGGCCGAGATCGCCGAGGCCGGCAGCCAGGACGTGGACCTCGCCGTCCGCGCCGCCCGGGAGGCGTACGAGCGGGTCTGGGGTCCGATGCCGGGCCGGGACCGGGCCAAGTACCTGTTCCGGATCGCGCGGATCATCCAGGAGCGGTCCCGCGAGCTGGCCGTGCTGGAGTCGCTGGACAACGGCAAGCCGATCAAGGAGTCGCGGGACGTCGACGTGCCCCTGGTCGCCGCCCACTTCTTCTACTACGCGGGCTGGGCCGACAAGCTGGAGCACGCCGGCTTCGGCGCGAGCCCCCGGCCTCTCGGCGTGGCTGCGCAGGTCATCCCGTGGAACTTCCCGCTGCTCATGCTGGCCTGGAAGATCGCCCCGGCCCTCGCGGCCGGCAACACGGTGGTGCTCAAGCCGGCCGAGACCACGCCGCTGACCGCGCTGCTCTTCGCCGAGATCTGCCAGCAGGCCGACCTGCCGGCCGGCGTGGTCAACATCGTCACCGGCGCCGGCGAGACCGGCCGGGCCCTGGTGGAGCACCCGGGCGTGGACAAGGTCGCCTTCACCGGCTCCACCGAGGTCGGCAAGGCCATCGCCCGCGCGGTCGCCGGCACCCGCAAGAAGCTCACCCTGGAGCTGGGCGGCAAGGCCGCCAACATCGTCTTCGACGACGCCCCGGTCGACCAGGCCGTCGAGGGCATCGTCAACGGCATCTTCTTCAACCAGGGGCACGTCTGCTGCGCCGGCTCCCGGCTCCTCGTCCAGGAGTCGGTCGCCGACCGGGTGCTGGAATCGCTGAAGCGGCGGATGGCCCAGCTCCGGGTCGGCGACCCGCTGGACAAGAACACCGACATCGGCGCCATCAACTCGGCCGCCCAGCTGGCCCGCATCCGGGAGCTGTCCGAGGCCGGCGCCGCCGAGGGCGCCGAGCGCTGGTCGCCGCCGTGCGAGCTGCCGGAGCGCGGCTTCTGGTTCGCGCCGACCATCTTCACCGGCGTCACCCAGGCGCACCGGATCGCCCGCGAGGAGATCTTCGGCCCGGTGCTGTCCGTGCTGACCTTCCGCACCCCGGCCGAGGCCGTGGAGAAGGCCAACAACACGCCGTACGGGCTGTCGGCCGGGATCTGGACCGACAAGGGGTCCCGGATCCTCTGGATGGCCGACCGGCTGCGGGCCGGCGTGGTCTGGGCCAACACGTTCAACAAGTTCGACCCCACCTCGCCGTTCGGCGGCTACAAGGAGTCGGGCTACGGTCGCGAGGGCGGCCGGCACGGGCTGGAGGCGTACCTCAATGTCTGAGCGGGTCGCGGTACGCAAGACGTACAAGCTCTTCATCGGCGGGAAGTTCCCGCGCAGCGAGTCGGGACGGTCGTATCTCGTGCAGGACTCCAACGTGTCGCTGGCCTCCCGCAAGGACGCGCGGGACGCCGTGGTGGCCGCCCGGGCCGCCGTGAAGGGCTGGGCCGGGGCGACCGCGTACAACCGCGGCCAGATCCTCTACCGGGTCGCCGAGATGCTGGAGGGCCGGCGCGACCAGTTCGTCGCCCTCGGCGCGTCCGCCGACGAGGTCGACGCGGCCATCGACCGCTGGGTCTGGTACGCCGGCTGGTCCGACAAGCTGCCCCAGGTCTACGGCGGCGCGAACCCGGTGGCCGGTCCGTACTTCAACCTCTCGGCGCCCGAGCCGACCGGCGTGGTGGCCGTGGTGGCCCCGGAGTCCCCGGCGCTGCTCGGCCTGGTCAGCGTGATCGCCCCGGCGATCGTGACCGGCAACACCGTGGTGGTGGCCGCCTCCCCGTCGGCGCCGCTGGCGGCCGTGACCCTGGCCGAGGTGCTGGCCACCTCGGACCTGCCGGGCGGGGTGGTGAACATCCTCACCGGCCGGCTGTCGGAGACCGTGCCGACGCTGGCCTCGCACATGGACGTCAACGCCATCGACCTGACCGGGGTCGCCGACGCCGACCTGGCCGCCGAGCTGGAGGTCAAGGCCGCGGAGAACCTCAAGCGGGTGCTCCGGCCGGCCCCGGCCGACAACGACTGGTACGCCGACCCGGGCATCACCCGGATGACCACGCTCCTGGAGACGAAGACCGTCTGGCACCCGAAGGGCGTGTGAACCCCTTCTACTACGCGAGGTAGGATTACGGGGTGACTCGGCTCGGTGATCTGGAACGTGCGGTGATGGACGTGCTGTGGGACTCGGTCCCCGCCACGTCGGACGGCGTGACCGTGCGCGAGGTCGCCGACGCCCTCGACGGGCGGGAGCTGGCCTACACGACGGTGATGACCGTGCTCGACCGGCTCGCCGGCAAGGGCATGGTGCAGCGCGAGCGGGAGGGGCGGGCCTGGCGTTACCGGCCCGCCGCCACCCGCGAGGCGCACATCGCCCAGCTCATGCTCGACGCCCTCGACCTCGGCGGCAGCCGGGACGCCGCGCTGGTGCGCTTCGCCCGCTCGGTGACCGGCACCGAGGCCGAGGTGCTCCGCGCGGCGCTCAGCGCCGAGGCCGGGCTGACCGACCGGGTCGAGGACCCGCGGGCCGGCGGCCCGGCGCTCGACGAGGCGACGGACCGGTAGGGCGGCCGCCGTGGCGTACGCCCTGCACTTCGCCGCGACCATCCTGGCCTGCTGGCTGACCGCGCAGGTCCTGGCCGCCGCGCGGTGGACCTGGCAGGCCCCGCGGGTGGCGATCGTCTGCTGGCAGGCGGTCGGGCTGGCGCTCGGCCTCTCCGCCATGGGGCTGCCCATGGCGCTCGGCCTGAGCGCGTACGAGCTGCCGACCGGGAGCGCGCTGCTGACCCTCGTCGACGACCTGGCCCACGGCACGTTGCCGGCCGGGCTGGGGGCGCTGCACCTCGGCCTGGTCGGGGTCGGTTTCGGCATCGGGGCGGTGCTGCTCACCACGACCGTGCGCAGCATCCACGGCACCGTGCGCGCCCAGCGCCGGCACCGGGAGCTGCTCAGCCTGGTGGCCCGGCGGGACCCGACGGTGCCCGGGGCGCTGGTGCTCGACCACCCGAGCGCCGCGGCGTACTGCCTGCCCGGGGTGAAGCCCCGGGTGGTGGTCAGCGCCGGCACGCTCAGCCTGCTCGACCGCGCCGAGCTGGCGGCGGTGCTCACCCACGAGCGGGCGCACGCCCAGGAGCGGCACGACCTGGTGCTGCTGCCGTTCACCGCGCTCTGCCGGGCGCTGCCCTGGTTCGGCTGGGTGCGGGACGCGCACGAGCGGGTGGCGCTGCTGGTGGAGATGCGCGCCGACGACAAGGCCCGGGAGCTGCACGCCGGAGCGCCCCTGGCGGGGGCGCTGCGCCGGTTCGCCGCCGCCGGGCACCGGATCACCCCGGCCGGCACGCTGGGCCTGGGCGACCGTGACCTCGACGTACGCGTGCAGCGGCTCATGGTCGCCGACCGGCCGCCGCGGGTGCTCGGCGCCACCGCGCTGTCCGTCGCGACCCTGCTGGTCGCCCTGCCGATCTCCCTCTTCCTGAGCTGACCGACGGGAACCCGACGCGGAGCTGCCACCGGAGCCCATAGGTAGGGAGGCTACGTGTAGGCTCGCTATGACAAGCGAGTCAACTAGTGGGAGGACGGCCATGGACCCCCTGCTCCTCGCCCGCCTGCAGTTCGCCACGACCACCTCGATCCACTTCCTCTTCGTGGTGGTCACCCTCGGCCTGGTCACCCTGCTGGTCGGCCTGCAGACCGCCGGCTTCATCACCGGCAAGCCGGTGTACGAGCGGCTGACCCGTTTCTGGGGCCAGCTCTACGTGATCAACTACGTGCTCGGGATCGCCACCGGCATCGTCATGGAGTTCCAGTTCGGGCTGAACTGGAGCGGCCTCTCGCGCTACGTGGGCAACGTGTTCGGCGCGCCGCTGGCCATCGAGACGCTGGTCGCCTTCTTCCTGGAGTCCACGTTCCTCGGCATGTGGATCTTCGGCTGGCACCGGCTGCGGCGCGGCGTCCACCTGGCGCTGCTCTGGGGCGTCGCGCTCACCGCGTACGCCTCGGCGTTCTGGATCATGGTGGCCAACGCGTGGCTCCAGCACCCGGTCGGCTACGAGGTGCGCGACGGCGTCGCCCACCTCACCGACTTCGGCGCGCTGCTCACCAACCCCACCCTCGGCTTCGCCTTCGGTCACGTGGTCTCGGCCGGCCTGGTCACCGGCGGGGTGCTGATGGCCGCGGTCAGCGCTTGGCACCTGCTCCGGCGCACCCCGGACTA is part of the Micromonospora halotolerans genome and encodes:
- a CDS encoding BlaI/MecI/CopY family transcriptional regulator; this encodes MTRLGDLERAVMDVLWDSVPATSDGVTVREVADALDGRELAYTTVMTVLDRLAGKGMVQREREGRAWRYRPAATREAHIAQLMLDALDLGGSRDAALVRFARSVTGTEAEVLRAALSAEAGLTDRVEDPRAGGPALDEATDR
- a CDS encoding aldehyde dehydrogenase family protein, whose protein sequence is MSERVAVRKTYKLFIGGKFPRSESGRSYLVQDSNVSLASRKDARDAVVAARAAVKGWAGATAYNRGQILYRVAEMLEGRRDQFVALGASADEVDAAIDRWVWYAGWSDKLPQVYGGANPVAGPYFNLSAPEPTGVVAVVAPESPALLGLVSVIAPAIVTGNTVVVAASPSAPLAAVTLAEVLATSDLPGGVVNILTGRLSETVPTLASHMDVNAIDLTGVADADLAAELEVKAAENLKRVLRPAPADNDWYADPGITRMTTLLETKTVWHPKGV
- a CDS encoding cytochrome ubiquinol oxidase subunit I yields the protein MDPLLLARLQFATTTSIHFLFVVVTLGLVTLLVGLQTAGFITGKPVYERLTRFWGQLYVINYVLGIATGIVMEFQFGLNWSGLSRYVGNVFGAPLAIETLVAFFLESTFLGMWIFGWHRLRRGVHLALLWGVALTAYASAFWIMVANAWLQHPVGYEVRDGVAHLTDFGALLTNPTLGFAFGHVVSAGLVTGGVLMAAVSAWHLLRRTPDYLLFRKSLRLGLITAALAVTTLQGFGFAQFGPVGELQPTKFGGGADRDALVAEWTARFGPGDYTPPVLSNVGLGFMILIGFTLGCVWLLLPLLWRDWIIRLKFPLWLVLLGVPLPFVAVILGWIAREVGRQPWVAYGLLPTGQAVSPVSAGLMLTSLIGFTLLLGTLAVTNWVLLARHAARGAHDPALGRPPAPDTDHHPHPVFA
- a CDS encoding M56 family metallopeptidase is translated as MAYALHFAATILACWLTAQVLAAARWTWQAPRVAIVCWQAVGLALGLSAMGLPMALGLSAYELPTGSALLTLVDDLAHGTLPAGLGALHLGLVGVGFGIGAVLLTTTVRSIHGTVRAQRRHRELLSLVARRDPTVPGALVLDHPSAAAYCLPGVKPRVVVSAGTLSLLDRAELAAVLTHERAHAQERHDLVLLPFTALCRALPWFGWVRDAHERVALLVEMRADDKARELHAGAPLAGALRRFAAAGHRITPAGTLGLGDRDLDVRVQRLMVADRPPRVLGATALSVATLLVALPISLFLS